Proteins from a single region of Altererythrobacter sp. Root672:
- a CDS encoding SGNH/GDSL hydrolase family protein, producing the protein MKSATYWLAGAAAVLLATPAQAEWVASWTAAPHAPLGTEGPFAAASYENATLTQILRLSEGGKKLRVRFSNRYGTVPLEIGAARIVQIDDAGKEVPGTARTLTFGGDASAVIPRGAPFVSDAVEVNVPDLARMKVEIYLPKATGPCTCHLTGTDELAVSPPGNFVGKPFEPVDRKQFRAFLSGIEVDSPDALGTIVAYGDSITDGVGSTPGANRRWPDILANRLQDAGKEWAVANQAISGNRILSPGMGESALSRFDEDVLSLPNVKYIIVFEGVNDIGNRFGVRAGGPQLPGLDQPQFNVEEMIAGYKQIVARAHAKGIKVIGSPIGPYKGASYWSEEGEAARQKINDWILNSGTFDGTVRLDTAFADPADPRQMRDGYHMGDHLHGSDAGLKAVGDSIDLGLFKRS; encoded by the coding sequence ATGAAGTCTGCAACATACTGGCTCGCTGGCGCCGCTGCGGTGCTGCTCGCTACGCCGGCTCAGGCCGAGTGGGTGGCGAGCTGGACTGCCGCCCCGCACGCGCCGCTGGGCACCGAAGGGCCGTTCGCGGCCGCTTCCTACGAGAATGCCACGCTGACTCAGATCCTGCGGCTCAGCGAAGGCGGCAAGAAGCTGCGGGTGAGGTTTTCCAACCGCTACGGCACGGTCCCGCTGGAGATCGGCGCGGCGCGCATCGTGCAGATCGACGATGCGGGCAAGGAAGTGCCCGGCACGGCGCGCACTCTGACCTTTGGCGGCGACGCATCGGCGGTGATCCCGCGCGGTGCGCCGTTCGTGAGCGATGCGGTCGAGGTCAACGTGCCCGACCTCGCTCGGATGAAGGTGGAGATCTACCTGCCCAAGGCTACCGGGCCTTGCACTTGCCACCTCACCGGTACGGACGAGCTGGCGGTGTCGCCGCCGGGCAACTTCGTTGGCAAACCGTTTGAACCGGTCGACCGCAAGCAGTTCCGCGCGTTCCTGTCAGGCATCGAAGTGGACTCGCCCGACGCCCTGGGCACGATCGTGGCCTATGGGGATTCGATCACCGACGGCGTCGGCTCGACCCCAGGTGCCAATCGCCGCTGGCCCGACATCCTCGCCAACCGCCTGCAGGACGCGGGCAAGGAATGGGCCGTCGCCAACCAGGCGATCAGCGGCAACCGGATCCTAAGCCCTGGCATGGGCGAAAGCGCCCTGTCGCGCTTCGATGAGGACGTGTTGAGCCTGCCGAACGTGAAATACATCATCGTGTTCGAAGGGGTGAACGACATCGGCAACCGCTTCGGCGTTCGCGCCGGTGGTCCGCAGCTGCCGGGCCTCGACCAGCCGCAGTTCAATGTCGAGGAAATGATCGCCGGCTACAAGCAGATCGTCGCTCGTGCCCATGCCAAGGGGATCAAGGTGATCGGTTCGCCGATCGGCCCGTACAAGGGGGCCAGCTACTGGTCGGAGGAAGGCGAGGCGGCGCGCCAGAAGATCAACGACTGGATCCTCAACAGCGGTACCTTCGACGGCACTGTGCGCCTTGATACCGCCTTTGCCGACCCTGCCGATCCGCGGCAGATGCGCGACGGCTATCACATGGGCGACCACCTGCACGGCAGCGACGCTGGGCTGAAGGCGGTCGGGGATTCGATCGACCTGGGGTTGTTCAAGCGAAGCTGA